The proteins below are encoded in one region of Calditrichota bacterium:
- a CDS encoding lamin tail domain-containing protein yields MKTKSVFIIFFVIISALLSTHLYSQIVINEFLAGNETINTDEDGEYEDWIELYNAGDDAVDLTGFTITDDPTEPDQFNGHFQR; encoded by the coding sequence ATGAAAACAAAGAGTGTATTTATAATTTTCTTTGTCATCATTTCTGCTCTTCTCTCGACTCATCTTTATTCACAAATTGTCATCAATGAATTTCTTGCCGGAAACGAAACCATCAATACCGATGAAGACGGTGAATACGAAGACTGGATTGAATTGTACAATGCCGGAGATGATGCGGTAGATTTGACCGGATTTACAATTACGGACGATCCCACAGAACCGGATCAATTCAATGGACATTTCCAGCGGTGA